A region from the uncultured Macellibacteroides sp. genome encodes:
- a CDS encoding ABC transporter substrate-binding protein, producing the protein MKQQVFFILVLLVFFTSCSKGSKQGGSEATYSDTIRYAAGFTVKHYPSYREVEVRDPWDSTRILQRYLLVDRNKDIPENLPEGTIVRVPLKRLAVYSSVHCSILEQLKVANEVVGVCEPQYIDSPVVQKGIKEGSVTDLGEATAPNVEKMIDINVEVILVSPFENAGYGPAEKLGLPIIECADYMEATPLGRAEWIRFIALFFDKEEEADKIFRETESAYLDIRKLAASVEKRPTVLSEKKFGASWFVPAGQSYMAVLFADAGASYSFADLDGAGSTPLSFETVLDKAIHADYWLVKYNLAEEMDYQALKTEYTPYSSFDAFKNKTIYTCNTGKVPYYEEFPMHPDYLLKDLVWVFHPELLPDYKPRYFRKMIE; encoded by the coding sequence ATGAAACAACAAGTATTCTTTATTCTGGTTCTGCTGGTCTTCTTCACTTCCTGCTCAAAAGGAAGTAAACAAGGAGGAAGCGAGGCGACTTACTCGGACACCATCCGCTATGCTGCGGGATTTACGGTCAAGCATTATCCGTCTTACCGGGAGGTTGAGGTGCGCGATCCATGGGATAGTACCCGAATTCTTCAACGATATCTTTTGGTTGACCGGAATAAGGATATTCCTGAGAATCTTCCTGAGGGAACAATTGTGCGGGTTCCTCTAAAACGATTGGCCGTTTATAGCTCCGTTCACTGTTCCATTCTGGAGCAGCTTAAGGTTGCAAATGAAGTAGTGGGTGTTTGCGAACCTCAATACATTGATAGTCCGGTTGTGCAAAAGGGCATAAAGGAAGGTTCTGTTACCGATTTGGGAGAAGCAACAGCACCGAATGTTGAGAAGATGATCGACATCAATGTGGAGGTTATTCTTGTTTCTCCTTTCGAGAATGCGGGATATGGTCCGGCCGAGAAGCTGGGATTGCCCATTATTGAGTGTGCAGACTATATGGAAGCTACTCCTTTGGGACGTGCCGAATGGATCCGGTTTATAGCCTTGTTCTTCGATAAAGAAGAAGAGGCCGATAAAATATTCCGTGAAACGGAATCAGCTTATCTTGATATTCGTAAGCTGGCAGCTTCTGTAGAGAAACGTCCAACGGTATTATCCGAGAAGAAATTTGGAGCTTCCTGGTTTGTGCCAGCTGGACAAAGTTACATGGCTGTGCTATTTGCCGATGCGGGAGCTAGCTACAGTTTTGCGGACTTGGATGGTGCGGGTAGTACGCCGCTTTCGTTCGAAACGGTCCTCGACAAGGCTATCCATGCGGATTATTGGCTGGTAAAGTATAACCTGGCGGAAGAGATGGATTATCAGGCATTGAAGACTGAATATACACCGTACAGCTCTTTCGATGCTTTCAAGAATAAAACAATTTATACTTGTAACACTGGAAAGGTGCCTTACTATGAAGAGTTTCCCATGCATCCGGATTACCTGCTTAAGGATCTTGTTTGGGTTTTTCATCCGGAATTGTTGCCGGATTACAAACCCAGGTACTTTCGTAAGATGATAGAGTAA
- the carB gene encoding carbamoyl-phosphate synthase (glutamine-hydrolyzing) large subunit, with protein sequence MAKCGMKKVIVLGSGALKIGQAGEFDYSGSQALKALKEEGISTVLLNPNIATIQTSEGIADKVYFLPITPYFVEEVIKKEQPDGILLAFGGQTALNCGTELYLSGTLAQYGVKVLGTSVEAIMNTEDRDLFVKKLTEVDVRTPVSQAVETMDDAVAAAYRIGFPIMIRSAYALGGMGSGICTDETELRTLAESAFAYSKQILVEESLKGWKEIEFEIIRDHKDHCFTVVSMENVDPLGVHTGESIVVAPTCSLNDDELDLLKGLSIKTVRHLGIVGECNIQFAFNSYTNDYRVIEINARLSRSSALASKASGYPLAFVAAKLALGYSLDEIGEMGTPNSAYKAPEVDYIIAKIPRWDLSKFEGVSRQIGSSMKSVGEIMSIGKSFEEIMQKGLRMIGQGMHGFVGNNDLEFDDLDEELANPTDLRIFAIAKAFEQGYTVDRIYELSKINPWFLNKLKNIDDFRKVLEGYDKIEALPVDTLKEAKRLGFSDFQIARFVEKPTGNMEKENLKVRALRKKLGILPSVKRINTIASEHPDLTNYLYLTYDGSEHAIPYYPNDKSVVILGSGAYRIGSSVEFDWCSVNAAQTARKLGYKSIMINYNPETVSTDYDMCDRLYFDELSMERVLDVIDLEIPKGVIVSVGGQIPNNLAMKLYRQNVPVLGTSPLSIDRAENRHKFSAMLDHLGIDQPIWGELTSQDEIDGFIEKVGFPVLIRPSYVLSGAAMNVCHTREQVVTFLKLAAKVSKEYPVVVTEFLQDAKEIEFDAVAKNGEVVEYAISEHVEFAGVHSGDATLVFPAQKIYFETARRIKKVSKMIAKELNISGPFNIQYLAKNNEIKVIECNLRASRSFPFVSKVLKRNFIETATRIMLDAPYSQPDKTAFDVDWIGVKASQFSFSRLHKADPVLGVDMSSTGEVGCIGEDFDEALLSSMIAVGNTIPKQNVMVSSGGVKSKVDLLDPCRLLDEKGYTIYATAGTARFLLDNGVNATVVSWPDEEGELNIMDMFSKHAFDLVVNIPKDHSRRELTNGYKIRRAAIDHNIPLITNARLASAFIKAFTSMKMEDIKIKSWQEY encoded by the coding sequence ATGGCAAAATGCGGAATGAAAAAAGTGATTGTGCTGGGATCGGGCGCCCTTAAAATTGGCCAGGCAGGAGAATTTGACTATTCAGGTTCTCAGGCTCTTAAGGCACTAAAAGAAGAGGGCATCAGCACGGTGTTACTTAATCCCAACATTGCAACGATTCAGACTTCGGAAGGAATCGCAGACAAAGTCTACTTCTTGCCGATCACGCCTTACTTTGTTGAGGAAGTGATTAAGAAGGAACAACCGGATGGAATTTTACTGGCCTTTGGCGGACAGACAGCTCTGAATTGCGGAACAGAGCTTTACTTAAGCGGTACACTGGCACAATACGGGGTTAAAGTGTTGGGGACTTCGGTAGAGGCAATCATGAATACCGAAGATCGCGACTTGTTTGTAAAGAAGCTAACTGAAGTTGATGTTAGAACTCCGGTTAGTCAGGCAGTAGAAACAATGGATGATGCCGTTGCGGCGGCGTATCGTATTGGTTTCCCTATAATGATTCGCTCTGCTTATGCATTAGGCGGCATGGGTAGCGGGATTTGTACCGACGAAACCGAATTACGTACTTTGGCAGAAAGTGCCTTTGCTTATTCTAAACAGATTTTGGTGGAAGAGTCGCTGAAGGGTTGGAAAGAGATCGAATTTGAGATTATACGCGACCATAAAGACCATTGCTTTACTGTGGTAAGTATGGAAAACGTAGATCCTCTGGGTGTGCACACCGGCGAAAGTATCGTGGTTGCTCCTACTTGTTCGCTTAACGATGATGAGTTAGACTTATTAAAGGGACTTTCTATTAAAACCGTTCGTCACTTGGGTATCGTGGGCGAGTGTAATATTCAGTTCGCTTTCAATTCCTATACGAACGACTACCGTGTAATCGAAATTAATGCCCGCCTCAGCCGTTCGTCGGCACTGGCCTCCAAGGCAAGTGGTTATCCTTTGGCTTTCGTTGCAGCTAAACTGGCTTTGGGTTACAGTCTGGACGAGATAGGCGAAATGGGTACTCCAAACTCGGCTTACAAAGCTCCCGAAGTTGATTACATTATTGCGAAAATACCTCGCTGGGACTTAAGCAAGTTCGAAGGAGTATCACGTCAGATTGGTTCAAGTATGAAGTCTGTGGGCGAAATCATGTCTATCGGAAAGAGCTTCGAGGAGATTATGCAAAAAGGACTTCGTATGATCGGTCAGGGAATGCATGGTTTTGTTGGCAACAACGACCTCGAATTTGATGACCTGGACGAAGAACTGGCCAATCCCACCGACTTACGTATCTTTGCCATTGCAAAGGCTTTCGAACAAGGATATACGGTGGATCGCATTTACGAGCTTTCAAAAATAAATCCGTGGTTCCTTAATAAGCTTAAGAATATTGACGACTTCCGCAAGGTGCTGGAGGGATACGATAAAATTGAAGCTCTACCTGTTGATACATTAAAGGAAGCTAAACGGTTGGGATTTTCGGACTTCCAGATTGCCCGTTTCGTAGAAAAGCCTACAGGTAATATGGAAAAAGAAAACCTTAAAGTGCGTGCGCTGCGTAAAAAACTGGGCATTCTTCCCAGTGTAAAACGTATAAATACCATTGCATCGGAGCATCCGGACCTCACCAACTATCTCTATCTTACTTATGATGGTTCCGAACATGCGATTCCTTACTACCCGAACGACAAAAGTGTGGTTATTTTAGGATCGGGGGCTTATCGTATCGGGAGTTCGGTAGAATTCGACTGGTGTTCGGTTAATGCGGCACAAACAGCACGAAAGCTGGGTTACAAGTCGATCATGATCAACTACAATCCCGAGACAGTATCAACGGATTACGATATGTGCGACAGACTTTATTTTGACGAACTGTCGATGGAGCGTGTGCTGGATGTTATTGATCTGGAGATTCCCAAGGGAGTAATTGTATCCGTGGGGGGTCAGATTCCAAACAACCTGGCCATGAAATTATATCGTCAGAATGTACCTGTGCTGGGAACCTCACCTCTATCCATCGACCGGGCAGAAAATCGTCATAAGTTTTCGGCCATGCTTGATCATCTTGGCATTGACCAACCTATATGGGGAGAGCTTACAAGTCAGGACGAAATAGACGGATTCATCGAGAAAGTTGGTTTCCCGGTATTGATTCGTCCGTCCTATGTTCTTTCGGGTGCGGCAATGAATGTATGCCATACCCGCGAACAAGTAGTCACCTTCCTTAAGCTTGCAGCCAAAGTTTCTAAAGAATATCCCGTGGTTGTAACCGAATTCCTGCAGGATGCCAAGGAAATTGAGTTCGACGCGGTAGCTAAAAACGGCGAAGTGGTTGAGTATGCCATTTCCGAGCACGTTGAGTTTGCCGGTGTACACTCCGGAGATGCCACTTTAGTCTTCCCTGCTCAGAAAATATACTTCGAAACGGCGCGTCGCATCAAGAAGGTTAGTAAAATGATTGCCAAGGAACTTAACATTAGCGGTCCGTTTAATATTCAGTACCTAGCCAAGAACAACGAAATAAAGGTAATCGAATGCAATCTTCGTGCTTCACGAAGTTTCCCCTTTGTATCAAAAGTCCTGAAGCGCAACTTCATTGAAACAGCAACCCGAATTATGTTGGATGCGCCTTATTCGCAGCCGGATAAGACAGCTTTCGACGTTGATTGGATTGGTGTTAAGGCTTCTCAGTTTTCGTTCTCTCGTTTGCACAAAGCCGACCCGGTACTGGGCGTGGATATGTCGTCGACCGGCGAAGTGGGATGTATTGGCGAAGACTTCGACGAAGCGTTGCTTTCGTCCATGATTGCTGTTGGAAATACCATTCCGAAGCAAAACGTGATGGTCTCTTCTGGAGGTGTAAAGAGCAAGGTAGACCTGCTTGATCCGTGTCGTTTGCTGGATGAAAAGGGATATACAATCTATGCTACTGCCGGAACAGCCCGGTTCCTTTTAGATAATGGTGTTAATGCAACGGTCGTATCGTGGCCGGATGAAGAGGGCGAACTGAATATTATGGACATGTTCAGCAAGCATGCTTTCGACCTGGTGGTAAATATTCCCAAGGATCATAGTCGCCGCGAGCTAACCAACGGATACAAAATTCGTCGTGCAGCCATCGACCATAACATTCCGCTGATAACGAATGCGCGTCTGGCGAGTGCCTTTATTAAAGCATTTACTAGTATGAAAATGGAAGATATCAAGATAAAGAGCTGGCAGGAATATTAA
- a CDS encoding TonB-dependent receptor plug domain-containing protein, translated as MKTKGLIAIILLLTAHFITAQNDTLTGVLRDTKEKAIKRYEVRLGNNPGVTVKTDRNGVFVFPQANLQDTIYVEMNKKGKTAKVPVSGYSFLTISLKEGSFEVDHAYEPDAALQEAMLRERKKMVSSSTLNKAEILQTRCQDIYCLLRRLSGVMVQSNGSVRIRGGASFNSPANALIVVNGIPMQDSSIMSTITVQDIEEITVLKDATQYGAMGANGAIVIKTGK; from the coding sequence ATGAAAACCAAAGGATTAATTGCCATTATTCTACTATTGACGGCCCATTTTATCACAGCACAAAACGACACACTAACAGGTGTACTGCGAGATACGAAAGAGAAAGCGATTAAACGCTACGAGGTAAGGTTAGGAAACAATCCGGGCGTTACCGTAAAAACCGATAGAAATGGTGTTTTTGTATTTCCTCAGGCAAATTTGCAAGACACTATATACGTTGAAATGAATAAAAAAGGGAAAACAGCCAAGGTTCCTGTTTCAGGTTATTCGTTTCTTACTATCAGCCTGAAAGAAGGCTCTTTTGAAGTAGATCATGCCTATGAACCCGATGCCGCTTTGCAGGAAGCAATGCTTCGCGAGCGGAAAAAGATGGTTAGCTCGTCTACCCTTAACAAAGCTGAAATCCTGCAGACACGTTGCCAGGATATATATTGCTTGCTCAGACGTTTGTCCGGAGTAATGGTTCAAAGCAACGGATCAGTCCGCATCCGCGGAGGAGCCTCTTTTAATAGTCCCGCTAATGCTTTAATCGTTGTTAACGGGATTCCTATGCAGGATTCTAGCATTATGAGTACAATTACGGTTCAGGACATTGAAGAAATTACTGTGCTGAAAGATGCCACCCAATACGGAGCAATGGGTGCAAATGGGGCTATTGTTATAAAAACCGGGAAATAA
- a CDS encoding DUF5074 domain-containing protein has product MKKNEFLLGVFLSTAFILPFTSCENDDEPVVVEIPEVTEGVYVLNNGKYGSNNATLSYYDVASKTVVSDVFSSVNGRKLGDTGQDMLIYGSKMYVAMYGSKQIEVMDKQGKSLKTLTSKNTDNSLHQPRCFTSANGKVYVSFFDGYVGIIDTTTLEIGTIVPVGLNPEQLTVANNKVYVAVSEGLNYPNTGTKVAVLNASTLAEVTKIDVVKNPTNVLSDSQGDVYVISMGDYGTTANNTLQRIDKQTQAVTTVMDATVMTICNDTIYAIYSQWNQPSVSYIKYDAKNEKLISDNFITDGTKLTNGPACIKVDPVTGNIYIGDSDYQTNGDMYIFSREGKLINKFEVGLNPVGAFFISNK; this is encoded by the coding sequence ATGAAGAAGAATGAATTTTTGTTAGGTGTCTTTTTGAGCACGGCATTCATATTGCCATTTACTTCCTGCGAGAATGATGACGAACCTGTAGTTGTTGAAATACCCGAGGTTACAGAAGGTGTGTATGTCCTTAACAATGGTAAATACGGAAGCAACAATGCGACACTTTCTTATTACGATGTAGCAAGCAAAACAGTTGTTTCGGATGTGTTTTCTTCTGTGAACGGACGAAAGTTGGGAGATACTGGGCAGGATATGCTTATTTACGGAAGTAAAATGTATGTTGCAATGTATGGCTCCAAACAGATAGAAGTGATGGATAAGCAGGGTAAGTCGTTGAAAACCCTAACTTCAAAGAATACGGACAATTCATTGCACCAGCCACGTTGTTTTACGTCTGCCAATGGAAAGGTATATGTTTCTTTTTTTGATGGCTATGTAGGAATTATTGATACCACCACTCTTGAAATCGGAACGATAGTTCCGGTCGGACTAAATCCGGAACAATTAACTGTAGCCAACAATAAAGTGTATGTTGCTGTTTCCGAAGGATTGAATTATCCGAATACCGGAACCAAAGTTGCTGTACTTAATGCGTCAACTCTAGCTGAAGTAACAAAAATTGATGTTGTAAAGAACCCCACCAACGTACTCTCGGACAGTCAGGGCGATGTATATGTTATATCGATGGGCGACTATGGTACAACGGCAAACAACACCTTGCAGCGTATCGACAAGCAGACACAGGCTGTTACAACTGTAATGGATGCTACGGTAATGACAATTTGCAATGATACCATTTATGCTATCTATTCGCAGTGGAACCAGCCTTCTGTTTCTTACATTAAGTATGATGCCAAAAACGAGAAACTAATTTCGGATAATTTTATCACTGACGGCACAAAACTAACAAATGGTCCGGCTTGTATTAAGGTTGATCCGGTAACTGGCAATATATATATAGGTGATTCAGACTATCAAACAAACGGTGATATGTATATTTTCTCCAGAGAAGGGAAGCTTATCAATAAATTTGAAGTAGGACTTAATCCTGTGGGAGCATTCTTTATTTCCAATAAATAA
- the trpS gene encoding tryptophan--tRNA ligase — protein METVVSGIRPTGNLHLGNYFGAVKSFLQMQNEYNCFFFIADWHSLTTHPHPDNIVSGVRKILAEYLACGIDPEKATIYVQSDVREVLELYLYLNMNAYLGELERTTSFKEKARKQPENVNAGLLTYPTLMASDIIIHKAAKVPVGKDQEQNMEMARKFARRFNTFYGVDYFPEPASFSLSNKAVKVPGLDGSGKMGKSEGNAIYLIDDEKTIKKKVMKAVTDSGPTVPNSEKPEAIGNLFTMMEIVSSQDTYNYFNEKYATCEIRYGDLKKQLAEDINMFCSPIRERILDIASNTEYMDKVARLGAEKARESASKTIQEVRRIIGFKPY, from the coding sequence ATGGAAACAGTAGTAAGTGGCATCAGGCCAACTGGAAACCTGCACCTGGGTAACTATTTTGGGGCAGTAAAAAGTTTTCTGCAGATGCAGAATGAGTATAATTGCTTTTTCTTCATTGCAGACTGGCACTCACTGACCACTCATCCTCATCCGGATAATATCGTAAGCGGTGTTCGGAAAATTTTAGCTGAATATTTAGCTTGTGGAATTGATCCCGAGAAGGCTACTATATATGTACAGAGTGATGTGCGCGAAGTGCTGGAATTATATTTGTATCTGAATATGAATGCTTATCTGGGAGAGTTGGAACGGACAACTTCTTTTAAAGAAAAAGCGCGTAAGCAACCTGAAAATGTAAATGCGGGACTTCTTACTTACCCAACGCTTATGGCTTCGGATATTATTATTCATAAAGCGGCTAAGGTGCCTGTAGGAAAAGATCAGGAGCAAAATATGGAAATGGCGCGTAAGTTTGCTCGTCGTTTCAATACATTTTATGGCGTGGATTATTTCCCAGAACCAGCTTCTTTCTCGTTATCAAACAAAGCTGTTAAGGTTCCTGGCCTCGATGGTTCCGGAAAGATGGGTAAATCGGAAGGGAATGCTATTTATCTTATCGACGACGAAAAGACAATCAAAAAGAAGGTGATGAAGGCAGTTACCGATTCCGGTCCTACAGTCCCCAATAGTGAAAAGCCCGAAGCTATTGGAAACTTGTTTACTATGATGGAGATTGTTTCTTCTCAAGACACATATAATTACTTCAACGAAAAGTATGCAACGTGCGAAATTCGCTACGGCGATTTGAAGAAGCAACTTGCTGAAGATATAAATATGTTTTGCTCTCCGATACGCGAACGTATCCTGGATATTGCTTCCAATACCGAATATATGGATAAAGTTGCCCGTCTTGGAGCAGAAAAAGCGCGCGAAAGTGCATCGAAAACCATACAGGAAGTTCGCCGGATTATCGGGTTCAAACCTTACTAA
- a CDS encoding TonB-dependent receptor, which produces MQYNRFIGCFCTGLLCLVSTVGLRAQQDTVSMRHRDLNGVEVVEKARPVVNRQGAPIQVMNRDEMLRLGMQELSEVVRRFSGVTIKDYGGIGGLKTVSVRSLGAQHTAVSYDGITISDAQSGQVDISRYSLDNVEQVVLSIGQTDNIFQTARMYASAGALQIETSRPGFAQRNYTLEGQVKTGSFGYFNPSLRYGQKISKRVSATAQTDWMRADGNYPFTLVNGTLREEQKRLNSDINSWRGEANVYADLQQAGQLMFKAYYFDSERGLPGSVSLYNPEARERMWDRNFFTQARYENKLSPAWSVKGLLKYNYDYNRYQDINNKYSGGRQDDRYTQKEYYGSGALKYTPTDFLTYSFSTDLFVNTLDATIPESPYPTRYTSLSVLAAQYQDSRLTLTGSLLGTFITERVKTGDRPADRKRISPAVSSSWRILEDENIRIRASFKDIFRVPTFNDLYYLRIGNTSLRPERATQYNAGITWSGTPFPFVSYLRLSADGYYNRVHDKIVVLPSLSFAKMMNLGEVSIKGVDINMETGLPVSKQLSLQLAGTYTWQKAIDITDPSKKNYKHQIPYTPKHSGTASLTAETPWLNIGYLLTAVGDRYALPQNIRENRIGGYIEQGISANRTFALGNTSVRLQGEIINLGNINYEVIQYYPMPGRSFRVSLKINY; this is translated from the coding sequence ATGCAATATAATCGATTTATAGGATGTTTTTGTACAGGACTGCTTTGTCTTGTCTCAACAGTCGGATTACGTGCCCAACAGGACACCGTGTCTATGCGTCACCGAGACCTTAACGGCGTTGAGGTGGTTGAAAAGGCGCGACCGGTAGTAAACCGCCAAGGTGCACCGATTCAGGTAATGAACAGGGACGAGATGCTGCGGTTAGGCATGCAGGAATTGTCGGAAGTAGTGCGCAGGTTCTCAGGGGTAACCATTAAGGATTACGGGGGCATCGGAGGATTAAAAACTGTTTCAGTTCGCAGTCTGGGTGCTCAGCATACAGCCGTTAGTTATGATGGAATAACAATTAGTGATGCGCAAAGCGGGCAGGTAGATATTAGCCGCTATTCGCTTGACAATGTGGAGCAAGTTGTCCTTTCCATCGGTCAGACTGATAATATCTTTCAGACCGCACGCATGTATGCCTCTGCAGGAGCTTTGCAGATAGAAACATCGCGACCCGGTTTCGCTCAAAGAAATTACACGCTGGAAGGACAGGTTAAAACAGGTTCTTTCGGATACTTCAACCCTTCGTTACGTTATGGCCAAAAGATTAGCAAGCGGGTGTCGGCAACGGCTCAAACCGATTGGATGCGGGCAGATGGCAACTATCCTTTTACTCTGGTAAACGGTACATTGCGTGAAGAACAAAAACGATTAAACAGCGATATCAATTCATGGAGGGGAGAGGCGAATGTGTATGCCGATTTACAGCAAGCCGGTCAGCTCATGTTTAAAGCTTACTACTTTGACTCGGAAAGAGGTTTACCAGGTTCGGTCAGCCTCTATAATCCGGAGGCACGCGAACGGATGTGGGACCGCAACTTCTTTACACAGGCCCGATATGAGAATAAGCTAAGCCCTGCATGGTCGGTAAAGGGACTTCTTAAATACAATTATGACTATAACCGGTACCAGGACATTAATAACAAATATTCAGGTGGCCGGCAAGATGACCGCTATACGCAGAAAGAGTACTATGGATCGGGTGCTTTGAAGTATACGCCAACGGATTTTCTTACCTATTCCTTTTCAACCGATTTGTTTGTGAATACCCTGGATGCAACCATTCCTGAGAGTCCATACCCTACACGTTACACGTCACTTTCTGTGCTTGCCGCACAATATCAGGATTCAAGACTTACCTTGACAGGAAGTTTACTGGGAACTTTCATCACAGAACGTGTAAAGACGGGCGATCGTCCGGCAGACCGCAAGCGTATCTCTCCTGCAGTGAGCAGTTCATGGCGAATATTGGAAGATGAGAATATTCGCATACGCGCTTCTTTCAAGGATATCTTTCGGGTACCCACCTTCAATGACTTATATTATTTGCGTATAGGCAATACAAGTTTGCGTCCGGAGCGGGCTACACAGTACAATGCAGGAATTACCTGGAGCGGGACTCCATTCCCTTTTGTTAGTTATCTACGTCTGTCGGCTGATGGATACTATAACCGGGTGCATGACAAAATAGTGGTTTTACCTTCACTGTCGTTTGCTAAAATGATGAATTTAGGAGAGGTTTCCATCAAAGGAGTAGATATTAATATGGAAACAGGCTTACCGGTTTCCAAACAACTCTCCCTGCAGCTGGCAGGAACCTATACCTGGCAAAAGGCCATTGACATAACAGATCCGTCTAAGAAAAACTACAAGCATCAGATTCCTTATACTCCTAAGCATTCAGGAACAGCTTCTCTAACGGCAGAAACTCCCTGGCTTAATATTGGTTATCTGCTTACAGCAGTGGGAGACCGTTACGCTCTTCCGCAAAATATAAGAGAGAACCGCATCGGTGGTTACATAGAACAAGGTATTTCTGCCAACCGCACGTTTGCATTAGGTAATACATCTGTACGGTTGCAAGGCGAAATTATTAACCTTGGTAATATAAATTACGAGGTTATCCAATATTATCCCATGCCCGGACGATCTTTCCGGGTTTCTCTTAAAATAAACTATTAA